In the Parashewanella tropica genome, TTTACCGTACTGCTTAATGGTAATATCCGTGCCAAACATGGTCCAAGCATCATTAACACTTTCTCCCTTCATTTCAAAAGGAATCGTGCCGAAAAGCACATGGGTGCAGTCATGGCAGAAAAACCAACGGCAGTCTTCAGTTTCACCATCGTTTTTATTTAAATGGCTATATCCAGCCATGTATTCTTTAAGACCTTCCCTCAGGGTGAGTTGGCTGTCTTGTTGTAAATACTGAAACTGCTTTGACATGATACTGCTCGCTTAACCGTGAATAACCGTTTCAGTATAGATGACAAATCAACTATACAATGGGCAGTTCTGGATTCGCGCCCCATTCAGCCCAAGAGCCGTCGTACAGTTGAATATCAGAGTAACCAGCGATTCTCGCGGCCATCAAAATAATGCATGCGGTGATCCCTGAGCCGCAGGAAAAGATAAATTGCTGATTTTCGTTAATGATTTCTGAGAATAGAGTTTTTAATTCGGATTCAGGCTTAAAAACATCACCATCAAGCACCTGAGGAAAAGGTAAATTGATGGAATTAGGAATATGCCCTGCTCGCATTCCTGCTCTTGGTTCAGGCGTTTCGCCATAAAATCGAGCTTTGCCGCGAGCGTCTAACACCTGAATGTTGGAATTATTGATATTGTCTAAAACTTGTTGAGCATTACATATTAAGCTTGGCTGAAAATTCGATTTGAATGTACCTGAATGAGTTGCGGCCGCTGGAGTTTTTACCGTTGGTCGATTTTCGGCTAACCATTTGGGTAGACCTCCATCTAGCACGAGTACATTGTCAAACCCCATCGCTTTAAAAATCCACCACGCCCGTGGTGCGGAGTATATGCCTTGGTTATCGTAAAGCACGACTAAGCTATCTGAATTAATTCCGTGTCGTTGACACATTTGGGTAAATTGAGATTCAGTTGGAAAAGCATTTGGAGAGTCGGTATCAAGATCACAAAGTTGTACTTCAAGCTCTAATTCTTGTGCATTTGGGAGGTAAATTTTTTCATCATATTTAATTGGTGTTTTGCCTACAACGTTATTCATACTGGCATCAAGTAACACTAAATTTTCTTGGTTTAGGTTTTTTTCCAACCAATGGGTAGACACTAATATTTTCGACATTATTCCCTCAATCTCACTTAGCTTGATATGGTTTTTATCAATGTAATTAAAAATGAAGAGGAGAGTAAAGCCTTATTTTTGGCTTTGTAAACAGTCAGCCCTGTTAGGGGGGGTATCTTTCAGGATGAAATTTTGTGCTATTTGAGCGCTTTTTTTTTCAAGGCGTGAGTAATGAGGCTTAGCATTCTAAGTAAATTGCTCACAACACAGAACAGGAAGCGCTCAAAAGCATCGAAGACAGCGTAAATTGGTCATTTCTGCTGCGTTATCGCTTGTTCATGTGAAGCAACCACACTTCACAAGCTCCGCCTTGCATAAAATAACCAATTTATCGCTGCAAAAATTATCTCGAAAGATAAACAGCCCCTAATCTCTCGTTGGGAAGTTAGCGCAATATTTGGTGAAGTTATAATGGCGTAACGTTATACTTGCCAGAATTGATAATAATTCGCTTATGGAAAGCGATTCTTTTGAATGTGTGTTGCAGTGTTTTTCACTCAGCTTTGATTCAAAAGTTTTAGGGTAGCGACTACAAGAAAGATAATTATGACATCGAATATTAAACCACCAATACAAAAAAATTCATGGTTTAACCGATTCTTATCAGCGGTTGAATTTTTAGGTAACCTTCTTCCTCATCCCGTCACTTTATTTGCAATGCTGTGTTTGTTCATCATTGTATTCAGTGGTGTGGCAGATTTTTTTGGACTAAGTGCCGTTGATCCAAGACCTGTTGGCTCACCAAGTCGTGCTCCTGACGGAGTTATCCATGTAGTCAGCTTAATGTCTGCTGAAGGCTTGCAGCGTATTTTCCAAGGCTTGGTCACTAACTTCACCAACTTTGCGCCATTAGGTACTGTATTGGTTGCCTTACTAGGTGTGAGTGTTGCTGAGCATTCAGGTATGTTATCGGCGGCGCTTCGTGGCATGGTAATGGGCGCATCAAAGCGTTTAGTCACTTTCACTGTGGTATTTGCGGCAATTCTATCTAATACCGCATCAGAGCTTGGTTACGTGGTGCTGATTCCATTAGCAGCGATGATCTTCCACAGTCTTGGACGTCATCCTCTTGCTGGTCTTGCTGCTGCGTTTGCTGGTGTATCGGGTGGTTATAGTGCCAACTTATTCTTAGGTACCATCGACCCATTACTTTCAGGTATTACAACTGCTGCAGCTCAGCTGATTGATCCTACTTATGAAGTCGGCCCTGAAGCTAACTGGTTCTTTATGATTGCATCGACCTTCTTAATTGCAGGTTTGGGCACCATCATTACTGAAAAAGTGGTAGAACCAAGACTCGGTAAATATGACGAATCAGAAGCCAGCGAGAAAGTTGAAACTAACATTGAACACCTAAGCGCGCTTGAAGTGAAAGGTCTTAAGTGGGCGGGTGTGAGTATTCTTGCTATAGCTTCATTATTGGCATTAACCATCATTCCTGAAAACGGTATTTTACGTCACCCAGAAACTGGTGCGATTGCGGGCTCTCCATTCCTGAAAGGGATTGTTGTGATGATCTTTATCGTATTTGCAATCCCAGGCTTCGTGTACGGTAAAGTGGTTGGTACCATGAAGCGTGATACCGATGTGATTAATGCTATGAGCAAGAGCATGGGTTCATTGAGCTTATACATTGTATTGGTGTTCTTTGCTGCTCAATTTGTGGCGTTCTTCAAGTGGACTAACTTAGGTACTATTTTAGCAATTAACGGTGCAGAATTGCTTCAAGCGCTGCATATGACTGGCCCTGAAGTATTTGTACTGTTCATTCTAATGTGTGCATTCATTAACCTGTGCCTTGGTTCCGCTTCTGCACAGTGGGCTGCGACTGCGCCTATCTTTGTTCCAATGTTGATGTTGATTGGCTATGCGCCTGAAACTATTCAAGCCGCTTACCGTATCGGTGATTCAGTAACGAACTTGATCACGCCAATGATGAGCTACTTTGGTTTGATTTTGGCGGTTGCTACCAAGTATAAGAAAGACATGGGGATCGGTACTTTGATTGCCACCATGCTGCCATACAGTATCACTTTCTTAATCGGCTGGATCGCACTCTTCTACATTTGGGTATTCGCATTCGGTTTACCAGTTGGACCTGAATCTCCAACTTTCTACACTCCATAATCTGGTGGTTTGAATGAGAAAAGCGAACTTTCGAGTTCGCTTTTTTGTTGTCTAAAATTTCTTATGTGAATCCGGAAATAGTTAAAGAGTAACAACGTGAACACCAACAGAAAGCACATCCATGTGCTCACGACCGTGACGTCCTGTCACGGACGGTTGTCTTATCACGCTATTACTCTTACTTGTTTGATTTGACTGCCATAGTAGCTAGAAAGTTTATGTAGAGGTTACTTCAATAATATTTCGTCTTTTTTAATCGAGACTCGTCTTATAGGTAAATTAAATCAAGATGAGAGTCATTATGATTAAAATCGTTAGCTTCAAAATCTGTCCTTTTGTTCAACGAGTCACTGCTTCGCTTGAAGCAAAGAGCATTCCTTACGAAATTGAATACATCAGATTGAAAGATAAACCACAATGGTTTTTAGATGTTTCCCCTAATGGACAAGTACCTGTGATGATCACTGAAAACGGAATCCCACTATTTGAGTCAGATGCCATTATCGAATACATAGAAGATGAATACGGAGCACTCGAAACGGGTGTCACGAATGAGCAGCGAGCGTTAGATAGAGCTTGGAGTTATCTTGGTTCTAAACACTACTTAACCCAATGCAGCACTATGAGCAGTAAAGACCAAGAGACCTTTGAGCAGCGTAACACTAAGTTATATGCTGTTTTTACAAAGGCGGAGCAACAACTGTCTGGCAAAACTAAGTTCTTTAAGTCTGATAAGTTGAGTAATGTTGATATTGCTTGGCTGCCTCTTTTACATAGAGCCTACATAGTTAAGCAGCAAACTGGATGTGATTTACTGTGTGGATTGCCTAAGGTTCAAGCTTGGCAAGTTGCACTAATGGAAATCGGTATTGCAGAGAAAACAGTATCTGAAGACTTTGACGAAAAGTTTGTTGGTTTTTACTTAACGAATACGTTTTTAAGCAAAGATAATGATGACGTACAAAATGGTTGCTGTGACAAAACGAGTTGTTGCTGATCACGTAAAGTCACTAATAAGTAAGTTTCAGTTTTATATCAACTAAAAATTTACATTTTAGTAAATTATTTACTGAAACTTAGTTTTTGGTTAAAATTAATACGAAACTTTACGAAAAAGGGTAACCACTATGAACTGGCATTTTCCACGTACTGACTATGCGGAGCATATTCTTAATGCCATGCATGGTGGTTTACTCTCAAGAGTGACCATTTTTGCACCTAGAAAGCGCGGTAAGACTCAATTTATTCAACGTGATGTGATGCCGCTTTGTGAAAGCAAAGGTATTTTCGTTGTCTATGTCGACTTTTGGCAAGACAAAGACAACCCAGAAGCGGTGTTTATCCAATCTGTTATTCGTGCCATTGAAGAACGAAAAAGTTGGCTATCAAAAGTTACTGATATTTTTAAGCCTAATAAGATTGGTGTGAGCTTATCTAAGGCAAGTGTAGATATCGGGCTTGAAGCCAAGCCAGAGCAAAGCCCATATCAATTGTTTGATGCCTTCGAGCTGCTGAATAAATTGAATATGCCAATTTTGCTTTGTCTTGACGAAGTGCAGCATTTAGCCACTCGCAAAGAATTTGAGAATTTCACTGCCGCTTTGAGATCGTTCATGGTTAATCGTGGAGATGATTTAGTGAAAGGCATTTTTACTGGCTCTAGTCGCGAAGGGTTAGAAAAGCTGTTTCGTCATACTAAGGCACCATTTTATAACTCAGCACAGTCCTTGGACTTTCCTGCTTTAGATGAAAAGTTCGTAGAGTTTGAACTTGGTGTTGTGAATAAGATAACCAATGGTGTCGAACTTAATAAAGAGGATGCGCTCAATACTTTAATCGAACAACACCGTGAGCCCGCTCGGTTTGTTGAGTTATTACAGCAAATGGTGCTCAATCAAGTTTATGACTTTTCTGAAGCTATGAAACGCTTTGACTTGGTAGCTCAATCTCACCCCCAAGAGTTTCAAGACCTGTTTGAGCAGCTCCCTGCACTTGATAAAGCGGTATTACTTCTCATCGCTAGAGGTAATGGCAAGAATTTCTATACTGAAAAAGGGAGCAGAAACGTCAAACTTATGCTGCTGGACGACAGTGTTAGTGTCACTAAAAGTAGCATTAATAATGCGCTTCGCAGGCTCAAATCTGAAAACCTGATTTTCAATATCAAACGTGGTGTGATGGGAATAGAAAACCCTGAACTAGAAAAATACCTCATAGCAGTAGCTAACTGATCTTTATTTCGAGAAAGTAATTCTTTCAACTCATACGATTTAATGTTATAACGTAACAATTGTTGTTTCAATTATTAGTGAGCTTGACTAGGCCACGCCTTAGCTTTCTTTAACTGGATTCAAATCAACTCACTTTAACATTAGGTCATTTCTCAAATGAATAGCTTTCAATCTACGTCAGATAAAGCTTCTATTGCCTTATCATTATTATGTGCATGCCACTGTTTGTTCTTACCTTTTTTATTGCTGTTGTTTCCAACCTTAGTAGCCCTGCCTATGGGGGATGAAGCATTTCATGTTTGGATGCTAGCTGCGGTAGTACCGTTCAGTTTATTTGCTTTGTATCGCGGTTATAAAGTGCATAACACTAAAGTGATCCCATTAGTCGGTTTATTCGGCTTATTGATATTAGTCTTTACCGCAGTCTTCGGACACGACTTATTCTCGGAGACATTCGAAAAAGTATTTACATTGATAGGAGCGCTTATTGTCGCGGGCTCTCATCTTGCTAACTATCGTAAATGTCAGTGTAAAGACTCAGTTGTTTGTTCTACTGATTAATCAGGAAGCGAATCGTGACTTGACACTTGGCTATTAAATCAGCAAATTAGTTGGGTTAACTAAGCATGGATGCTACTGATGAAACCCAATACCAAATCCATTATCTACTTTGTTTTTACTCAAGTACTTTTGTTATTTTTTAACTCTTTTGTTTCCGCGAAAGGGCTACAACTCGCCAGCAAATTCAAATTAACAGCGCCTGTTTCAGAATATTTAGTCAGTGAAAAATACGATGGCGTAAGGGGGCGTTGGGATGGCACGCAAATGTGGACTCGTGCGGGAAACTTAATTAATCTGCCGTCAGAATTTACTCGTAATTTTCCCAAAGAGCCCTTAGATGGTGAACTTTGGATTGCTAGAAAAAAGTTTGAACAAATTTCAGCTTTAGTCAGGACTCAAAAGACGTCAGCGTCAGATTGGAAACAGGTACGATTCATGGTATATGATGTACCAAATCATAAAGGTACCTTTGAAGAACGTTATCAATACGCTATCGCTAATTTATCCAACCTTAGTCCTCATTTAGTTATTATCGAGCAAACTTCATTTGAAACGGAACAACAACTGGATGACGCACTTAATGTCATGGTTAGCCATGGTGCAGAAGGCTTGATGCTCCATAAAAAGTCGAGTTTATATAAAAATGGGCGCAATCCTGATTTAATGAAGTTGAAGCTGTATTCTGACGCGGAAGCCAAAGTGGTAGCTCATATTGAAGGAAAGGGAAAGTTCAAAGGTATGATGGGAGCCATATTAGTTGAAATGCCAAACGGTAAGCGCTTTAAAATTGGCTCTGGCTTTTCAAATCAACAGCGAAAAAATCCCCCCAAGATTGGTTCAATCATTACTTACAAATATTATGGGTTTACCCAAAAGCAGACACCTAGATTCGCGAGCTTTTTAAGAGAAAGAGAGCCAGATCTTTGATTCAAACTATTGTAAAAATTTACAAGCCAGATAATATTGTTACATCATAATAACAAGGTGAAATGATGGCTTCTTCATATTCATGTATTTTGGTGGACGATCATCCGCTCTTTCGGCAGGCTCTTTCAAGTGTACTTGCTCAAAAGTTGAATAATGAGCAGTCTAAAATTAGTGTTGATGAAGCTGAGTCCATCGCGGAACTTTCCTCTAAACTGAAAAAATCACAACCCGATCTCATTCTCCTCGATCTTAACCTACCTGATAGCCAAGGCTTTGAAACTCTGGTGAGTTTAAAGTTTGATTACCCAAGTGTTGCTGTTGTGGTGATTTCTGGACAAGAAGACGATAATACTATTCAACAAGCCATCAAGCTTGGTGCATCAGGTTTTTTACCCAAATCTGCAAGTGTTGAACAAATGGTTCAAGCTTTAAAAAGTGTTCTAAAAGGTAATGTTTGGCTTCCTGAGCAGTATCAGAACGATAGTCAATGTACGAGCAAACTTGCGAACTTAACGCCTAGGCAGCATAAGATCTTAGCCATGTTTGCCAAAGGGATGCTCAATAAACAAGTGGCGTTTGAATTAGGTTTATCTGAGGCAACCGTGAAAGCCCACGCGACAGCGATTTATCAAAAATTGGGCGTGAATACTCGAACACAAGCTGTGATCATCATGCAAAATGAATTAGGGGTTACGGCTTAGCACCTATCAACGTCAGCATACGTTTTGGTAAATCTCTGGGTGATCATGGTATTGATCATGGTTTGTAATTGGATGGGTTTAAGCGCTTTAGTTAAAAAGCCAAATCCATGTTTACGAGCCAAAGTGTCCAAATCTTTATCTAGAGTCGCGGTGATCAATATTCCAGGAATTGGCACCTGCTGCTGGATATCAACCATCAAATCTATGCCGTTGATATTGTCTTCTAACTGATAGTCCACCAGCATAATATCGATAAAATCCTGATGATTCTCGACATGAATAAACGCTTGTTCTGGCGTGTTAGCTACGTAGACTTTGCATCCCCAGTTAGTCAGAAGCTCAGACATTGCATTTGTCAGTTCTATTTCGTTATCAATACATAAAATATGTAGCCCATCTAAGTTCATTGCAGGTGAAAATAGTGGTCTTGAATTTTGTTGTTCTACAGCCCTTGGAACAAGAATACTAAAATTAGAACCTTCACCCACGTCTGATTTTAGTGTGAGTGGATGCTGCATCAAATTAGCGAGATTAAGCGCGATATTTAGCCCTAACCCTAAGCCATTTGCAGATGATTGTTTTGTTTTTAATTGGGTGAATTGTTGAAAAATCAAATCTTGCTTATCACAGGGAATACCCGGTCCCGTGTCAATCACTTGAATCGAAATCTGATCGTTATAATGTCTACAGCCCAATAACAGTCTTGTATTTGGAGCATAGCGGCAGGCGTTAGATAAAAAGTTTTGTAATATACGACGTAAGAGCTTTTTATCAGATTCAATCCAAAGTTTGGTCGAAACACTGGTAAAGTGGATATTGGCTTGATGGCACAAAACCTCAAATTCTGTGGTTAATTCATCAAACAACGATTGCAAAGAAAAAGCGGTTTTCTCTGGTGTAATTCCCCCTGATTCAATCAAGGTTATTTCATTGAGATCTTTAATCAAATCGTTGGCATGACTTAAAGAAGCATCAATATGTTCAATGGTTTGTTGTTGCACTGAACTAAGGTTCTGTTGATCATGTAGGCTGGCACAAAATAACTTTGCTGCTGCAATGGGTTGTAATAAATCATGGCTGCAAGCTTTTAAAAATTGGCTTTTTTGTATGTGTGAATGGTGGATTTTCTCGTTGGCTTTCGCCAACTCTCTATTTGACTCAGCTAAGGCGTGATTAGAAGCTTCCAGCTCTCCCGTTCTTGCCACAACTCTAGATTGCAGATCTTGTTTTTCTTCACGCAATAAAGCTTCGGCTTCTCTATATAAGGTGACATCAGTAAATGACATCACAAAGCCACCGCCCGGGATCACATTACCTCTGATCCGAATGGTTTTGCCATTACTCAAAGTTCGCTCAGTATTATGCATCGAGCCTTGCTTGATAAAATCGATACGCTTTTGCACCTGCTTATCAACTTCACTGGCGGGAACTTTACTGTGGTGCAACAAATTATAGCGAACTAATTCAGATACCGGATAGCCGACATACAAGAATTCACTGGGATAGTTAAATAAATCGACGTAAGCTTTATTCCAAGCCACAAGCTCGAGGTTTTTGTTGATAACGGAAATGCCGTCGTTGGCATTATCAATGGCGGCTTGCAGTACGTTTTGACTAAACTGCTGTTGTTGATCGGATGCCTGTTGAACAAACTCTGCCATTTCAGAAAAATCGAGCTGTCTTCCTTCTAGTATAAGGGTGAGCACTAACTTAGCAGAACTCGAACCCATAACACTGGCGAGAAGCGTTTCAGTGTGGGAAATATAAGCTCGGTTTAATTGCTGTTTATCTTTGATCTGGCTCGCCAATATTTGAAATTCAAGTTCGGATTGCTTGCGTTTTTCATCACCGACAAATTGATTTAAAAGCGCTAATAACTCACTTAGATCAACCTTCTTAACATTGGGTTCGTTATTGCCTATATCGGTTGTTCTGGGAAAGAAATGCTCCAGCTGAATTTGCTCTTGAACCGAATGTCTTGTGAGGTAAGACAGTAAAATCATAACGCTGATATTGGCAGACAGAGCAATGAGAGTCGCGATTGTGGTTTGGTTATAATCGAGAGACGAAAACAGATGTTCATAAACCCCTAAAGCAGGCAATAAATTCAATACCAACCAAATCGCAAAGCCAGTTGTCATACCATAAAGTGCACCGTTGAGGTTGCCTCTTCGCCAAAAAAACGTTGCGTAAAACGCTGGACCAATTTGAGCTATCGCCCCAAATGATACTTCACCCAATACCGATAACGTGTCGGACGGGGCAATACAAAACATCCAAAAGCTTAATCCAAAAATAGCGGTAACAATCAGCTTTCTTACTCGTAAGAAGGTATTTTTGAATTGTTCGACATTGGTTTCTTTTAATCCCTTTCTGGCAAACAGGCTTGGAAAAATGATCTCATTACTCAGCATGGTACTGATGGCAATAGAGGTTATGATCACCATGGCACTGGCAGCAGAAATTGAGCCTAGAAAGCCAAATAGACTTAACCAATCATGACCCAGTAAAGCAGGAAGAAACAATACATAAGCATCAGAGCTTAGTGAGTCACTAAACAACAGCTTTCCGGCTTGGCCTAATGGAATAGCAAATACAGCAAATATCAAAATGTAGATTGGAAATAACCAGCGAGCGTACTGGGTTGTCTTTATGTCTCTTACTTCCACAATCATGGTTTGAAATTGACGAGGCATGCACAAGAATGCGGCAAACACAATGAGCATTAATCCGATAAAATCTATCGCTT is a window encoding:
- a CDS encoding sodium:solute symporter family transporter, translated to MFPNGLLIIVCIGYAGLLCALAFWGYRYKHKLSCFQQRLIYTLSIGVYCTSWGFLGTAGQASENAYSFLPVYIAPFLLILFGWTFIQKIIGISLKLNVTSIADLLANRFGKSRNLAILVTLMVLVGTMPYMALQIKAIVSSYTLLRQDNILPIGLIGLIVTTILAAFSITFGVRSIDINERHIGLIIAIAFESLLKLFAFLLIGVFVSFYLYDSPLQLWQLAEQNQPSSTDFKAIDFIGLMLIVFAAFLCMPRQFQTMIVEVRDIKTTQYARWLFPIYILIFAVFAIPLGQAGKLLFSDSLSSDAYVLFLPALLGHDWLSLFGFLGSISAASAMVIITSIAISTMLSNEIIFPSLFARKGLKETNVEQFKNTFLRVRKLIVTAIFGLSFWMFCIAPSDTLSVLGEVSFGAIAQIGPAFYATFFWRRGNLNGALYGMTTGFAIWLVLNLLPALGVYEHLFSSLDYNQTTIATLIALSANISVMILLSYLTRHSVQEQIQLEHFFPRTTDIGNNEPNVKKVDLSELLALLNQFVGDEKRKQSELEFQILASQIKDKQQLNRAYISHTETLLASVMGSSSAKLVLTLILEGRQLDFSEMAEFVQQASDQQQQFSQNVLQAAIDNANDGISVINKNLELVAWNKAYVDLFNYPSEFLYVGYPVSELVRYNLLHHSKVPASEVDKQVQKRIDFIKQGSMHNTERTLSNGKTIRIRGNVIPGGGFVMSFTDVTLYREAEALLREEKQDLQSRVVARTGELEASNHALAESNRELAKANEKIHHSHIQKSQFLKACSHDLLQPIAAAKLFCASLHDQQNLSSVQQQTIEHIDASLSHANDLIKDLNEITLIESGGITPEKTAFSLQSLFDELTTEFEVLCHQANIHFTSVSTKLWIESDKKLLRRILQNFLSNACRYAPNTRLLLGCRHYNDQISIQVIDTGPGIPCDKQDLIFQQFTQLKTKQSSANGLGLGLNIALNLANLMQHPLTLKSDVGEGSNFSILVPRAVEQQNSRPLFSPAMNLDGLHILCIDNEIELTNAMSELLTNWGCKVYVANTPEQAFIHVENHQDFIDIMLVDYQLEDNINGIDLMVDIQQQVPIPGILITATLDKDLDTLARKHGFGFLTKALKPIQLQTMINTMITQRFTKTYADVDRC
- a CDS encoding response regulator — protein: MMASSYSCILVDDHPLFRQALSSVLAQKLNNEQSKISVDEAESIAELSSKLKKSQPDLILLDLNLPDSQGFETLVSLKFDYPSVAVVVISGQEDDNTIQQAIKLGASGFLPKSASVEQMVQALKSVLKGNVWLPEQYQNDSQCTSKLANLTPRQHKILAMFAKGMLNKQVAFELGLSEATVKAHATAIYQKLGVNTRTQAVIIMQNELGVTA
- a CDS encoding AbgT family transporter, with amino-acid sequence MTSNIKPPIQKNSWFNRFLSAVEFLGNLLPHPVTLFAMLCLFIIVFSGVADFFGLSAVDPRPVGSPSRAPDGVIHVVSLMSAEGLQRIFQGLVTNFTNFAPLGTVLVALLGVSVAEHSGMLSAALRGMVMGASKRLVTFTVVFAAILSNTASELGYVVLIPLAAMIFHSLGRHPLAGLAAAFAGVSGGYSANLFLGTIDPLLSGITTAAAQLIDPTYEVGPEANWFFMIASTFLIAGLGTIITEKVVEPRLGKYDESEASEKVETNIEHLSALEVKGLKWAGVSILAIASLLALTIIPENGILRHPETGAIAGSPFLKGIVVMIFIVFAIPGFVYGKVVGTMKRDTDVINAMSKSMGSLSLYIVLVFFAAQFVAFFKWTNLGTILAINGAELLQALHMTGPEVFVLFILMCAFINLCLGSASAQWAATAPIFVPMLMLIGYAPETIQAAYRIGDSVTNLITPMMSYFGLILAVATKYKKDMGIGTLIATMLPYSITFLIGWIALFYIWVFAFGLPVGPESPTFYTP
- a CDS encoding MerC domain-containing protein, with protein sequence MNSFQSTSDKASIALSLLCACHCLFLPFLLLLFPTLVALPMGDEAFHVWMLAAVVPFSLFALYRGYKVHNTKVIPLVGLFGLLILVFTAVFGHDLFSETFEKVFTLIGALIVAGSHLANYRKCQCKDSVVCSTD
- a CDS encoding DNA ligase translates to MKPNTKSIIYFVFTQVLLLFFNSFVSAKGLQLASKFKLTAPVSEYLVSEKYDGVRGRWDGTQMWTRAGNLINLPSEFTRNFPKEPLDGELWIARKKFEQISALVRTQKTSASDWKQVRFMVYDVPNHKGTFEERYQYAIANLSNLSPHLVIIEQTSFETEQQLDDALNVMVSHGAEGLMLHKKSSLYKNGRNPDLMKLKLYSDAEAKVVAHIEGKGKFKGMMGAILVEMPNGKRFKIGSGFSNQQRKNPPKIGSIITYKYYGFTQKQTPRFASFLREREPDL
- a CDS encoding sulfurtransferase, which encodes MSKILVSTHWLEKNLNQENLVLLDASMNNVVGKTPIKYDEKIYLPNAQELELEVQLCDLDTDSPNAFPTESQFTQMCQRHGINSDSLVVLYDNQGIYSAPRAWWIFKAMGFDNVLVLDGGLPKWLAENRPTVKTPAAATHSGTFKSNFQPSLICNAQQVLDNINNSNIQVLDARGKARFYGETPEPRAGMRAGHIPNSINLPFPQVLDGDVFKPESELKTLFSEIINENQQFIFSCGSGITACIILMAARIAGYSDIQLYDGSWAEWGANPELPIV
- a CDS encoding glutathione S-transferase family protein, translated to MIKIVSFKICPFVQRVTASLEAKSIPYEIEYIRLKDKPQWFLDVSPNGQVPVMITENGIPLFESDAIIEYIEDEYGALETGVTNEQRALDRAWSYLGSKHYLTQCSTMSSKDQETFEQRNTKLYAVFTKAEQQLSGKTKFFKSDKLSNVDIAWLPLLHRAYIVKQQTGCDLLCGLPKVQAWQVALMEIGIAEKTVSEDFDEKFVGFYLTNTFLSKDNDDVQNGCCDKTSCC